From the Toxotes jaculatrix isolate fToxJac2 chromosome 15, fToxJac2.pri, whole genome shotgun sequence genome, one window contains:
- the LOC121193929 gene encoding collagen alpha-3(VI) chain-like — translation MRDFVERVVEKLNVGENKDRVSVVQYSRDAEVHFYLNTYNTREDVKDSVRGLRHRGGRPLNTGAALQYVRDNVFTNSSGSRRLQGVPQMLILLNGGRSFDNVDTPAAALKQQGTIVIGIGTRSSDSRELQKISYDPSFALLVSEFTDLPGCE, via the exons ATGCGTGATTTTGTTGAGAGAGTGGTGGAGAAACTCAatgtgggagaaaacaaagaccgtgtctctgtggtccagtacagcagagatgcagaggtccatttctatctgaacacatacaacacaagaGAGGATGTTAAGGATTCGGTCAGAGggctgagacacagaggaggcagaccCCTCAACACCGGGGCAGCCCTCCAGTACGTCAGGGACAACGTCTTTACAAACTCCTCGGGGAGTAGGCGCCTGCAGGGCGTTCCACAGATGTTGATCCTGCTAAATGGTGGAAGGTCTTTTGACAATGTAGATaccccagctgctgctctcaaacagcAGGGCACTATTGTGATTGGCATTGGAACAAGGAGCTCTGACAGTCGAGAGCTGCAGAAGATATCGTATGACCCTAGTTTTGCTCTGTTAGTGTCTGAGTTCACTGACCTCCCCGGT TGCGAGTGA